The Paenibacillus sp. RC334 nucleotide sequence GAATAAAGTCCGATGGAGAAGGTGCGGCGGTTCGTGGCAAATGTCCCTCACGACTTACGCGCTGAAATAACTGTTCTGGCTGGATATCCACACCATCCCTTAATGATTCATCCCCAAACACCGTATACAATGGTACAATGCCAATCTCGTACTGTTCGCGCCATTGGACTGGAATATCACTGGTACTGTCCGCAAAAATTTTGATTTTGTTCATACATTGAATCCTCTCTGTGTGATGCGGAGAAATTATAAGGATTGCACAGAGGAAGGATAGATATCCGCTGTGTTACTCGGAACGGCAAGACCCATGGCCAGAAGTGCAATGAAGCCCAAAATAATGAACGCATTAATGATTAACCCTGCAATGGCAAATCCTTTCTTACGGTTCTTCAACGCAATTCCAATAATGCCGACCACAAGCCCGGCGCAATTCAATAACAGACTGCCTAAAAATACAAAAGGAAGCAGGACGGTTCCGGTTTGTTGCAGAACAACTTCCGGGTCCAGGGTTTGGTATTGGCTGAAATGAGCCAACAGATTAATGACCATAACAGCCAGAATGATATACCCGATCAGGCTGACGAGCGACATAATAAAAGAAGCAATACCGGGACCGGAATGCTTGAGCTTGACTGGAGGCTGGAAGACGGGAGCTTCTGAAAAAACAGGATGCTCCTCAGACGCGACAGGCTTTTGCAGATTAGGATCTTGGTTACTCATCTTTTCAACTCCTTGAACATTATCCGAACAGGTACTAATTTTCCACAAAATGAACAAAAAAGCAAGGGACCTTACACATTACCCTCCAAAAGACAGGGTTTAATCATGGAATTCTGTAGGGTTTAAATTTAAATGGAGTGGCTGGCAAACTTCATATAGATTCGATAAAATAAGGAGATAGCTTGGATTAGAGGATGAGATGAAAAGGGGTACACAAACATGCAACGCAGATGGATAATTGTAGGATCTATAATGATGCTGCTGGCGGTAGCTATTGGAGCGTTTGGGGCTCATATTGTGAAAACACGGATCGACGCAGACGCTTTGGCCGTGTATGAAACTGGTGTGAAATATCATATGATTCACGCTGTCGGTTTGCTGATCATTGCATTGGCTGCGGGACAGTGGGGAGCGTCGACTCGTTTAAAATGGGCAGCGCGACTGCTGTTTACGGGAATCATTTTGTTTTCCGGCAGCTTGTATGTGCTGAGCTTGACCGGGATTCGTGTGCTAGGTGCCATTACCCCGCTGGGGGGCGTGTGTTTTATCGCAGGTTGGCTTTTGGTGGCATTAGCTGCCTGGAGTCTGAAGAAAGAGGATTAATTTAACTTTCCAGATCATATCACAAAAAAGAGAATCGCTTGGAAAGACATAACGTTTTTCCGGCGGTTCTCTTTTTGCGTGTTTATTTCATGTTGTAAGGGCTTTACATTTACGATGTGATTTCATCGATTTCATTCATTTTAAAGGAGTATACTTGCTTCTCATCTACATGGTACACACTCAGTAAGTTATTCTCATGATCCAAATTAAGGATGCGACATGGGATGCTTCGTTGTCCGCCATAGCGATTTACGATTAGCCGTACAAGCGTATTATCATGTATATAGCGTTTGATCCAATCATAGGTGCTAAGTTCTTGTTGTGGTGCAGGCTTCGGCTGTATGTGGGATTGTTTGATCTCTTGAGCGACAGGTGGCTTGTTCGTAGGAGCGACATTAGATTTCTTTTTGGAAAACTTCTCTGCTAGCGCAGTAGCAGCATCAGACGAGCCGTTAGCGGCTGATTGTTTTTTTAAGTGTAATGCAGCCTCAATCAAATTACCAAGCTCAATACCGGACTGAACCCGACTATCTGCAATTTGTTCATGTTGAGTCAAGAGGTTAAGCAGGAAATGAAGGGCCTCTACATTGGAACGACCTTTAACTAATACATCTACATTAAATAAATAACTGGTTTCATCTTGATTTGATTCTTTTTTCATACATCCTCCAGCCCAAGCCCTGGGTAATTAGTCTTTTATAGTACCTATCAATATATCATTAAAACGTAATCTGTCATAGTACCTTAGGCTCTGTTATGGAGATTAACAAAAATAGGTCCTGTATAAACTGTATATCAATGGTGTGTTCACATTTATTCACCTACACAAACGCGAAAATACTGTATACAATATCCCAGACGAAAAATGAGGAGGTGCATGGTTGAACGAAGATACACAAGGACCCCGTCGGATAAAGTTTTGTGAAGTCCTGCAAGTGATCACCAATTGATGAAAATACCAACTTGTACTATACATATACAGAGAATAAACGAGAGTGAGAGCGAAATCAAGCAGTTTGAATTTTAAATATTTCCTTTTGATTTTTTCGGTTTAAGCGAAGACAACAAAATAGTAAGGAATTAATGTAGTTATTTGTAAATACATTTCAAAATCTATACCGTCTCTTTACATTCAGAAAACATGTTCTAAAGGAACTTAATGGTAATATGTATGGAAAGTGGAGAAAAGTGGATAACATAAGACTCCGTTAGCGGCTTCATCTGCGCTGATGAGTGATTTCAGGGAAGGGGCATTCTGTCGGGATGCTCTTTTTCACTTGCCGTTATAGATAGCTCGGTGGAACCCTAGCATAAATAACGGCAAGCTCATTTGAATGGTAAGTGTTGGAGCATGTAAAGTGTTCAGAGTGATTTAGGTTTAGCAATAGATGGACTAAGTCTAGGGCTGGGTTACTGGTGGGAGATCCTCAAGATGTTCGAAAATAAGCAGTTGCTTCTCTCTTGCGACCTTTACCATTTCATCAGCACCCTGCGAGGGCCCTCCAATTCGAAGCACTGCATCGCAGTGATCTAGCAGGCGAATGGAGGACGGATGGAAAATGCGGTTGAAAACCTCATCTCCCAAAGAAGTGGAACCAGCTGTGGCGATTAGGGGCAATGCATACCACTCCCCTAGAACCGGTAAATGCCCAGTTTCATAAACTTGAAGAGCAATTTCATTCATGAACTGAACATTTTTCTCGATCAGCACGGGATCATCTGACGTTCCGGAACGATAAGGTCCCGCTATAAGAATATGCAACGAATTTGTTTTTTCCTTTAAAAGACCATGGATTTGAGCGTATTGGAGCAGCAAAATCGTCTTGGCATCACGAATTTCTCCGCTTTTGACCAAATTGAGCGCCTGAATAAAAGGAAGCTCTACCACTTCAATGTTTTCTTGATCATCCTCGAGTCCACCACCCAGTCCTGTTGCCATATCTTCGTTATACTCTGCTACAAAAAAGTACAGGATTTCGGTAACCGATCCGGGCGACATGTAGGCCTCACCAACCTTTTGTACACAGTCCACACGGTACCCTGTCTCTTCCTCCGTTTCCCGCAGGATACTTTCCTCCGGTGTCTCTTTATCGAGCAGACCTGCACAGGTTTCGATAAGCATTCCCGTCTCATTACCGTTCTGGTAGGTTGGCATTCGGAACTGTCTGGTCAATACTACGGTTTGTTTTTTTCGATTATAGAGAAGGATTGTTGCTCCGTTGCCGCGGTCGTACACTTCACGGGATTGTGTCTCCCATTGACCACTGTTTTTTTCATACTCGAACGTGACTTTCTTTAAGATGTACCAGTTATCCGATAAAAGCTCCTCTTTGACGATCCGTATTCTTGGTTGTTGCCCCGTTGCTTTCATGTTCATTTCCTCCCTAGAAATATTCCATTTTCTTTCGTCAGTTGAAGGACACCAGTCTGCTTCAGGTTTTGGTTGACATGGATACGAAACATATCGATGGCCTTTCCTACAAGTCGTTCCCTTGCATTCATCGGAGTCGAAATCATATAATCGATCAGGGGTTCCGCTTCGTCTACCATCAGGCGGTCGTCGTAATGGAGCAACAGAAGATTAGAAAAGCATGAAGACAGCAAGTCCATTCCGTTACCTAGGTGGAACCGATGAATCGCTTGGTCTAATACGCGAAGATCGGGGTCGAAGGAAGCCGCCAAGTCCTCAAGCTCCTGAAGGTGTTGCGTACTCATCGTCGACGTGCAAACTAGTCCACCTGGCTTTAGAACACGGTGCATTTCCTCGATCGCTCTGGGGATGTCCGAGACGTGATAAAGCATATTGTTAGCAAGCACTACATCGAATTGCTCATCGTGAAAAGGGAGCTGCTGGGCGTCAGCCGACAAAAATTTAAACATTGCATTGCTGCTTCCTAAGCGGCAACGTGCTTCCTCCACCATTCCGCTGGAGATATCGGTAAGCGTAATGCGCCAGCTATTGGGAATTCGTTCGGCATTTCTTAACCAAAAGGTCCCGTCACCGCAACCCAACTCGAGAATATGGGCTTCCGGTGTCACCTCCAGCTGATCAAAAACCCAACGATGCCAGCCTTGAGGATTCGTACTGAACTTGTCGTAAAGATTGATCCGTGCTTGCAAACGGGTGGCCGTCCGATATTGATCCCCCCAATTCTCTTCCTTCTGTACGGCTTGTATAAGCTCCGCGAAGCGATCCAAATCGGCTCCATCGGCCAACTTTTCCAAAGCTTTTCGAATAGCATGGACGATATGTTCCGTATGAGCGATCTTCTTCTGGAGAATATCGAGCTGTGCTTCCAACGAAAGTCTGATGTCCCCATCGGATATCAACTCTGCGTTTAAGATGTCTTTAATTTCTTGAAGAGATAGCCCGACATACTTCAACGTCTGAATCCGCTGCAGTCGTTTCAGTTCCTTCACCGTATACTTGCGAGCAGAGCCAGAATGATGGTCTTCCGGGGTCAATAGTCCAATCTGATCGTAATATCGCAAAGTTCGGAGTGTCATACCTGTACTTTTGGCAAGCTGCCCAGTCGATAAATAATCTCCTTTGCTCAACAGGTTCTCCCTCCTTCCCATGCATTGATTTTCCAGTATAACCAACTAGGTTAGTATACTTGGTGACGTAACGTCACCAGCAAGTTAAATTTTTCGATAATTGAGTGTGTGGAAAACAGGGACCCTGCTGTATGGTTATCACTATGATTTTGATGAGGAAGGTGGAAGGGGTTATTGAAGGTATAGATAAACGGTTATCAATAGAAAGAAGGGGGCCGAAAACGGCCCCCCTCTTCATTCTGTGTAAACAGCCTGTTTTTGCTTTGAGATGGGGTTCGCCGAATAAAGAAACGATACTGATTTACTCAACGCGGATTTAATTTCACCTGTGAGCCCTTGCCGCCTGTCTGGATTCCGGTTTCCTTCATTCCGGCTTCTTTCAGATCGACCAATAGTCGCTCTAACACCGCTTTGGCGGCAGCCGCTTCCTTCGCGCCGGACGATTTCACGACCAACTGCACCGGCTTGCCGGAGCGCAGATGTTTGTCTGCTTGGCGCAGCTTTGTATCGTAATCATGTTCCTCGATATGAGCAGTGAAGCGAAGCTCCTTGACCTTTTCCTTACTGCTCTTTCCAGGCATGTTGCCACCGCTCACCTTGCGTGTTCCGGTTTCCTTCTGCGCGAGCGCTTTTCCCTTGCCCTTAGCTACTAGGCTACATGGCGGAGGACTGCTCATCAGTGATGTACAGACCAGATCCATTCCTTTGGATCGGGCCATAGCCAAGGCTTCCTCTCTCGAGACGATACCGATCTTCTCACCGTTGAGTCCAGTGAGCATGACCTCGGAAGCTTTTATTTGCTCGTTGATTAATACTGCCACGTAAATGAAGCCTCCCTTAAAAACAATGATAAAGCTATCATATACGGAACCCGTTTGCGATTCAATTTGGAATTCCGGGTAGCGGGCAGATGGAGCTTTCCAATGCGACATAGTACTTTTCTTTAGTACAATCTTTGTTGACAAAAACCATCAACCCCTATACTCTTTTACTGATAATGATTATCATTTTCTAATGAGACATATATATGCAGGGGTGAATGAGAGAAATGAAAAAGATGTTGAATGGCCTATTATTGTTTACGGTTTTTGCTATTGTATTGGCGGGTTGCGGATCAGTAGGAGATAGCTCGAAGCCAGGAGCCACTTCCGGGTCTGAGCAGACCAGCAAAGCGGCTGGGCCGGTTACGGTTAAAGACGATCACGGGGAAGTCAAGCTGGACAAGCCAGCGGAACGTGTCGTTGTCCTGGAATGGACGTTTACCGAAGATCTGATCGCGCTGGGTGTGCAGCCTGTTGGTAATGCGGACAACGAAGACTATAAGCTGTGGGTAACGCCGGAGGCGAAACTGGCTGATTCGGTCACTGATATCGGTACACGGGGCGAACCGAATTTGGAAGCGATCGCGGCGCTCAAGCCGGACCTTATTATCTCTAACGCAGACAATAATGCAGCGATTTACGCACAGCTTAAGGGGAATCGCACCAACGATAGAATATGATCCTTACAAAGGAAACGGTTATGATTACGACCGCATGGTCGAGATCTTTAAGCAGATCGCTATGGCTACTGGAAAAACGGAGCAGGCGGATAAAGTCCTAAGCGAACTTGACCAACATTATAATGAGGCAAAGTCTACATTGGAAAAAGCGGGAAAAGCGAATTTCCACTACGCGCTGACTCAGGCTTTCACAGCTCAAAATGCTGCCAGCCTACGGATGTTTAAGGATAACTCGCTTGTAGTTGGGACGCTTGCGAAACTCGGTATGGTAAACGACTGGAAGTCGGACAAAACCGAGAAATATGGATTCAGCACTGTTGGCATCGAAGCTCTTCCGGCGGTACAGGACAGCCATTTTATCTACATTACGCAGAAGACGGACGATGTATTTGGAGCCGCGATGAAGAACAATTCAGTCTGGAAAGAACTGGATTTTGTCAAAGAAAAACGGACCTATCCACTGGACGGAACAACGTGGACGTTCGGGGGCCCAATCTCATCCAAAGTGTTGGTTGATCAGGTGGTTGGAGTCCTGACGAAATGACCCGAGCAGACAGAACGAATTTGTCGAAGGCTTGGCGTGTAGGAAGCATTTTTGGGGGCGGCTTGGCCGTCCTTATTGCGCTTTTTTTTGTAAGCTTGTGCTACGGAGAGGCGCCGATTCCGCTGCATACGGTAATCGAGGCGTTGACCCAGCGTCAGAATACGCTTGAGCACAATATGGTTTGGGATCTGCGGATGCCACGTACGGTCATTGGAATCTTGGCTGGCGGTGCGCTTGCGATCGCCGGTGCATTGTTGCAGGCCATCACCAAAAATCCGTTGGCGGCTTCTGATACGCTCGGAATCAACGCGGGTGCCTATTTTGTGGTCGTGCTTGGCGCGGTGATGTTCCCCGGATTGCTGCATCAGGCTCCATTTCTGTTTGCCGCCATCGGCGGCCTGCTGGCGGCGGTGCTTGCTTACTTTATGGGCGGGGGACGAGTTGGAAGTCCGATCCGGCTGGCGCTTGCTGGCCTCATTGTGTCTATGGTGCTCGGTTCGTTTACCGGAGCATTACATATCTTTTACTCCTTCGAAACGCAGGGATTGTTTCTATGGGGTTCCGGTTCGCTTGTGCAAAACGATTGGAGTGGTACTACTTATGCTTGGCCCTGGGTTGTAGGGCTCTCGGTTATCGCGGTTTTGCTGTCGAGGCAATTCGATGTGCTGGATCTGGATGAGTCTACATCTACATCCCTCGGGCAAAAGGTGGGCTTGACCCGGGCGGTGGGTATTGTATTGGCGGTTATGCTGGCGACCATTACAGTGAGCGTCATTGGGCCCATCGGGTTTGTAGGTTTAGTGGCTCCGCATTTGGTGCGCTTAAGCGGCCTGAAAATGCACCGCTGGGTGCTGCCTGGTTCCTTCCTGTGGGGGGCGCTGCTGTTGACGGGCGCTGACGTGCTGGCGAAAATGGTCCACCAATCAAGCATGGATCTGCCGACCGGAGCGATGATGGCATTGATCGGGGCCCCATGGTTAATTTGGCTGATCCTGTGGAAGATGAAGCTGCCTTCCGGCATCGGCGGACAGTCCTCAATGAACATAGGTGTGCGCTCTCGGAAATTACCGTATGGCAGGCTGGTCACATTGTTCGCATGTGGGGCCGTGCTGTTGACCGTATTCAGCCTGATGTTTGGAGGAATGCGAATTCCGATGGACGATCTGCTGTCCGGCCTGTTCGGCGGGGAGAGCGCGAATTCAGCCTTGCTGCAGTTTAGAATTCCACGTACGCTGGTGGCGGCTGGGGCTGGTATTGCGCTTGCGGTCAGCGGTGTCTTGATCCAACTAGCCGTTCGCAATCCATTGGCGGATGCCTCGATCATCGGAGTTTCTTCTGGGGCGGGATTCGGCGCGCTTGCAGTAATCATCGTCTGGCCCGGACTGCCTGTTTATGTGCTGCCAGTTGCTGCGATCGCCGGAGCGGCAGTTTCGGCAGCGGTGATTTTCTTTCTATCCTGGAAAAAACATCTGAATCCGTCTGTTGTCATATTACTCGGCATCGCCATATCAGCGATCGGAGCAGCCGGCATTCAGGTACTGATTATCCAAGGTTCGTTATGGGGCAGCACGGGCTATATTTGGCTGACTGGTAGTACCTATGCTCGAAGCTGGGGGCAGGTGACGACGATTCTGGCCTTTCTGCTCGTGTTGTTGCCAGTAGCCTGGTGGCTAGCTCGCCGCTTCGACCTTTTGGTATTTGACGATAGCAGCGCCATGGGACTAGGGCTTCCGGTGCGTCGCACCCGGCTGCTGGCGATGGCAGTGGGTGTGCTACTGGCGGGAGGAGCAGTAGCCTGCGTCGGTACGATTGGCTTCATCGGGCTGATTGCTCCGCATATCGTGCGCACATTGATCGGGCACCATGTTCGCCGTTCGATTGTCTTGTCGAGCATCTTGGGAGCGGTGATGCTGGTGTTGGCAGATACGATTGGACGGACGATTCTTGCACCGACGGAAATTCCTTCCGGTCTGCTGATCGCCCTGATCGGCGCGCCATATTTCCTGTACTTGATGTATCGCTCCAATCGTAGTAAGTCAGTGTAGTTGAAGTGGTACGCAAAAAGGCTGTTTCCGAGCGGATTTTCCGTGGGGGAAACAGCCAATTTTTATATAAACAGTGGCTGTTTTAATTCATTTCTTCTGCAAAGCTATCTGGATTTTATATTTACAAATCTAATAAAGTAGATATAATGTACTGTATGGAACCGTCATTGATTTATAAAGCTTTGTCTAATGAGACACGCCGTCTAATTATGCTGTGGTTAAAAAATCCAGAGGAATTTTTTGATGAACAGGCTTATTTAAAGCAAGGGCTTAATCTTCGAATTGGTGTATGTGTGGGGGATATTCAGGCTAAAGCAGAACTTGCACAGTCTGTTATCTCAAGTTATTTATTAACGATGCAAAAAGCTGGTTTGTTAGAGTCTGAGCGAATTGGGAAGTGGACGTACTATCGTCGGAACGAAAAGACAATACAGGAATTTGCCGAGTACATTCAAAAGGAACTATAGACAGAAAGGAGGTTTTTTTTCGTAAAATATATCTATGAATCTGTATATATAAATATGATGGAGGCTTACTTTTAATTATGAAACAGGATAACTCTTTGCTTATTATTATTTTGGCTTTAGTGTTCAAAGTAAATTAAGTATTAGACTCGGAAAATAAAGATGTAGACTGAGAAAATAAAGTGTTAGACTGCCGGTACTGCGTTAAGCTAACGAGCAGGATAGCGTGGCGGAATCCTCTATGTTAATTCTCTGGTGATAAAAAGCGTGGAACCAGTAAAAAAACACTTACCTTTATGTAAGTATCTGTACTAAAAGTGCATACTTTCATATTTCTAGCGTTCATTTTATTATCAAGATATAAATAATACTTAAGGAGGACAAATCTTTGAAAACTCTTGTTATTGTAGCGCATCCCAGCATGGAAACATCCGTCATTAATAAGCGGTGGGTAGAAGAACTGAAAAAATATCCAGAAAAGTATACTGTTCACGAGTTGTCTAAAGTTTACCCTGATGGAAACATCGACGTGGAAAAGGAACAAAAATTGGTTGAATCTCATGGTAATCTTGTTTTGCAGTTCCCTATATATTGGTTTAATTGTCCGCCTCTCCTAAAAAAATGGTTTGACGATGTTTTAACTTATGGATGGGCTTTTGGTTCAAATGGAGGAGATAAATTCAAGAATCGTAAAGTTGCTTTAGGTGTATCTGCAGGAATCGAAAAGCTAGATTATCACGAAAACGGAAGATATCAATATACGCTTGAACAAATACTGGTTCCATTTAAAATGACATTCCTATATTGCGATGCAGATTATCGTTCGTTCTTTGCATTTTATGGTGAGGAATATGATCGATCTGAAGAAACTGTGGAAAAAAGCACTGAAAATTATTTGAATTTTGTTGACAACCTATAATATGCATCTATATTTCGTTTGCAAGTTACCCATCAAAAAAATTGATTCATTTGAAGAATTAGTTTGTGAACTCACCACGACTGATACCGATGTTAAGCTATCGGGGGACGTTAGTTGAATGACAACAGCGGCAGTCTAAGACTTTATTTATCAAGTCTTGGTCTGCCGCTGCTTCCTTTAATGGATCAGTCTAAAACTTATTTTTCATATACTGACGATTCTTCAAATCAAAAACCGCATTAAATCAATGGTCCCAGTCTAATACTATATTTTCACCGAACGTTTAGGCGTATTCGGCATTATTACAACGGAAATGGGGATTATAGGTTTTTTACCCCAGGTCACTCAAAATTTTAATATATCGACTTCACAGGCAGGCTGGCTTGTAAGTGTATTTTCTTTAGTCGTTGCCATTTCAGGTCCATTCCTGACCTTACTCGTTTCCGGTATAAATCGCAAAGTCATTCTCTTAACCGCTGTGCTCAGTTTTGTGATTTCAAATATGGTTTATGCTTTTACAACCGAATTCAATATGATGCTCATTTTCGGCATTCTCCCTGCTATTTTTCATCCTGTCTTTTTTTCGGTTGCCTTAGTGACCGCAGCCAAACTTGTCCCGCCGGAAAAAAGCAGTAAAGCAGTCACCAAGGTTTTCGCCGGAATAACGGTCGGATTTGCTTTTGGCGTGCCTTTAACTTCTTATCTCGCAGAGAAAATATCGTTAGAAGCCGCTTTCTTGTTTGGGGCTGTTGTAAGCATGATTGCCTTTGTGGGAATCCTCATTTGGCTTCCTTCTATGCCGGTAAAAGAGAAAATGCCTTATGGAAAAAAGCTCGGTATACTACGCAAACCTCAATTATGGTTCAATATCGTGACCGTTATTTTTATCTTTGCAGCTATGTTCTCTGTGTACAGCTACTTTGCCGAATATCTTGGTCAGGTCACCCATATGAATGGGTCATGGATTAGTATCATGTTAATGGTCTTTGGAATCATCATGATTTTTGGGGATTTTTTATTTGGGGGGCAGTGCATTCCGGAGGGCTTATTATTAGCCAAGCATGGCTAACGACAGAGACGAAAGAAGCTCCCGAATTTGGAAACAGCTTGTTTGTTTCATTTTCTAATCTTGGCATTACTGCGGGGGCTTCAATTGGCGGTTGGTTTATCTCACACTTGGGAATCGAATTATGCAAAATGCTGAAGTAAAAATGTTCAAATCGAATGCAGAGGAAGTAAACGTGAGTTAAAATATGGATAGACATTAGAAGAGTACCCTACATGATGACCATAAAATAA carries:
- a CDS encoding DUF423 domain-containing protein translates to MQRRWIIVGSIMMLLAVAIGAFGAHIVKTRIDADALAVYETGVKYHMIHAVGLLIIALAAGQWGASTRLKWAARLLFTGIILFSGSLYVLSLTGIRVLGAITPLGGVCFIAGWLLVALAAWSLKKED
- the nudK gene encoding GDP-mannose pyrophosphatase NudK, whose translation is MKATGQQPRIRIVKEELLSDNWYILKKVTFEYEKNSGQWETQSREVYDRGNGATILLYNRKKQTVVLTRQFRMPTYQNGNETGMLIETCAGLLDKETPEESILRETEEETGYRVDCVQKVGEAYMSPGSVTEILYFFVAEYNEDMATGLGGGLEDDQENIEVVELPFIQALNLVKSGEIRDAKTILLLQYAQIHGLLKEKTNSLHILIAGPYRSGTSDDPVLIEKNVQFMNEIALQVYETGHLPVLGEWYALPLIATAGSTSLGDEVFNRIFHPSSIRLLDHCDAVLRIGGPSQGADEMVKVAREKQLLIFEHLEDLPPVTQP
- a CDS encoding methyltransferase domain-containing protein, whose translation is MSKGDYLSTGQLAKSTGMTLRTLRYYDQIGLLTPEDHHSGSARKYTVKELKRLQRIQTLKYVGLSLQEIKDILNAELISDGDIRLSLEAQLDILQKKIAHTEHIVHAIRKALEKLADGADLDRFAELIQAVQKEENWGDQYRTATRLQARINLYDKFSTNPQGWHRWVFDQLEVTPEAHILELGCGDGTFWLRNAERIPNSWRITLTDISSGMVEEARCRLGSSNAMFKFLSADAQQLPFHDEQFDVVLANNMLYHVSDIPRAIEEMHRVLKPGGLVCTSTMSTQHLQELEDLAASFDPDLRVLDQAIHRFHLGNGMDLLSSCFSNLLLLHYDDRLMVDEAEPLIDYMISTPMNARERLVGKAIDMFRIHVNQNLKQTGVLQLTKENGIFLGRK
- the infC gene encoding translation initiation factor IF-3, translating into MAVLINEQIKASEVMLTGLNGEKIGIVSREEALAMARSKGMDLVCTSLMSSPPPCSLVAKGKGKALAQKETGTRKVSGGNMPGKSSKEKVKELRFTAHIEEHDYDTKLRQADKHLRSGKPVQLVVKSSGAKEAAAAKAVLERLLVDLKEAGMKETGIQTGGKGSQVKLNPR
- a CDS encoding iron ABC transporter permease, coding for MTRADRTNLSKAWRVGSIFGGGLAVLIALFFVSLCYGEAPIPLHTVIEALTQRQNTLEHNMVWDLRMPRTVIGILAGGALAIAGALLQAITKNPLAASDTLGINAGAYFVVVLGAVMFPGLLHQAPFLFAAIGGLLAAVLAYFMGGGRVGSPIRLALAGLIVSMVLGSFTGALHIFYSFETQGLFLWGSGSLVQNDWSGTTYAWPWVVGLSVIAVLLSRQFDVLDLDESTSTSLGQKVGLTRAVGIVLAVMLATITVSVIGPIGFVGLVAPHLVRLSGLKMHRWVLPGSFLWGALLLTGADVLAKMVHQSSMDLPTGAMMALIGAPWLIWLILWKMKLPSGIGGQSSMNIGVRSRKLPYGRLVTLFACGAVLLTVFSLMFGGMRIPMDDLLSGLFGGESANSALLQFRIPRTLVAAGAGIALAVSGVLIQLAVRNPLADASIIGVSSGAGFGALAVIIVWPGLPVYVLPVAAIAGAAVSAAVIFFLSWKKHLNPSVVILLGIAISAIGAAGIQVLIIQGSLWGSTGYIWLTGSTYARSWGQVTTILAFLLVLLPVAWWLARRFDLLVFDDSSAMGLGLPVRRTRLLAMAVGVLLAGGAVACVGTIGFIGLIAPHIVRTLIGHHVRRSIVLSSILGAVMLVLADTIGRTILAPTEIPSGLLIALIGAPYFLYLMYRSNRSKSV
- a CDS encoding ArsR family transcriptional regulator; translated protein: MEPSLIYKALSNETRRLIMLWLKNPEEFFDEQAYLKQGLNLRIGVCVGDIQAKAELAQSVISSYLLTMQKAGLLESERIGKWTYYRRNEKTIQEFAEYIQKEL
- a CDS encoding NAD(P)H-dependent oxidoreductase — translated: MKTLVIVAHPSMETSVINKRWVEELKKYPEKYTVHELSKVYPDGNIDVEKEQKLVESHGNLVLQFPIYWFNCPPLLKKWFDDVLTYGWAFGSNGGDKFKNRKVALGVSAGIEKLDYHENGRYQYTLEQILVPFKMTFLYCDADYRSFFAFYGEEYDRSEETVEKSTENYLNFVDNL